From the genome of Bifidobacteriaceae bacterium:
GTTTTGCATCCAACCGGCCATAGCTGTGTTTCTCCTTGTTGCGGGTGGGGAAGTGTTACCCAAAAGCAACTTATGCGGCGAATAGCACGCTCGCTTCGCATATGCGTCGGCGTGTCGCCAGTCCGTTGCCAAATATCGGGAAAACGTTGGGGGTGTTGAGACCGAAGGACTCAAGTGAGCGGGTGTAGCGCTACCACCGCGCCCTGGCGGCCCTGGGCCCGCTCGCCGCGCCAGGAGAACAGGTCCGGCGACTCCAGGGTGCATTCCGGAGAAAGCCAAATCGCCGCGACCCCCAGGCCGCGCAGTTGGCGGACCGTCGACGCGGCCACGTCCAGGCGCCAGGTTCCGTCCTCGGTTCGTGTTGCGACGTGACCGGCGGCGCGGGCTTTCTCAGCCAGGTCCGCGCCCACCTCATAGCAGCGGCCGCAGATGGAAGGCCCGACGGCCGCCCGCAGGGGGCCCGCCCCCGCCGCCCGCAATTCCTCCACGGCGACGCGCGCCACGCCCGCCAGCAGGCCGCGCCAGCCCACGTGCGCGGCCGCCACCAAGCCCTTGTCCGGGTCCGCCAGCAGCACCGGCACGCAGTCCGCCGTGCGGATCACCAGGCCAATACCCCTTGAGGCAGTCGCCAAAGCGTCGCAAGTCGGGATGTCAGCCGGGTCAGCCGTGTCGATCGCGTTGGGCGGGTTGACCGGGCTGGCAGCCGCCTGGTCAACCCAGCGCAACCGGTCGCCATGAACCTGGTTCGCGAAAACCAACGGCAAGCCCAGTCGGGCCGCCAATTCGCTTCGGCCCTCAGGGCGGGCCAGATCGAACGCGGAAGTTGTAAAGCAAGCCCTGACACGGGGGCCCAGGTTGACTTCGATCAATCCTCGTTCAGCCAAGACGGCACCACGATGTCATCCTTCGAAGGCGGCAGGGGCGACGGCGGGGCCGTGCGCTCGCGCGCGCGGCGGGCCGAATCGAACAGCGGCGTCGTCGAATCCGCGCTGACCTTGGCAGTCGGCTCGTCCGAGGCGGCCGGAGTGACCTTCGACTGAACTCCGCCCGGCGGCTCGCCGAACAATCCGCTCACGGGCGTGGCGGCCCTGGGGATGCGGAACGCTCCCAACGACCCCGCCGTGCGGGGAGGCGTCGCGGCTTCCGGCGGGCTGGCCGCCTGGCCGGT
Proteins encoded in this window:
- a CDS encoding polyphenol oxidase family protein; protein product: MAERGLIEVNLGPRVRACFTTSAFDLARPEGRSELAARLGLPLVFANQVHGDRLRWVDQAAASPVNPPNAIDTADPADIPTCDALATASRGIGLVIRTADCVPVLLADPDKGLVAAAHVGWRGLLAGVARVAVEELRAAGAGPLRAAVGPSICGRCYEVGADLAEKARAAGHVATRTEDGTWRLDVAASTVRQLRGLGVAAIWLSPECTLESPDLFSWRGERAQGRQGAVVALHPLT